In Camarhynchus parvulus chromosome Z, STF_HiC, whole genome shotgun sequence, a genomic segment contains:
- the RNF170 gene encoding E3 ubiquitin-protein ligase RNF170 isoform X4: MSCPVCLQQATFPIETNCGHLFCGSCIIAYWRYGSWLGAIRCPICRQTVTLFLPLFGEDQQGAAQVFQDVNDYNRRFSGQPRSIMERIMDLPTLLRHAFREMFSVGGLFWMFRIRIFLCLIGALLYLASPLDFLPEALFGILGFLDDFFVIFLLLIYISIMYREVVTQRLNR, from the exons ATGTCGTGTCCAGTCTGTTTGCAACAGGCTACGTTTCCTATAGAAACAAATTGTGGACATCTCTTCTGTG GTTCCTGCATTATTGCCTACTGGAGGTATGGCTCATGGCTGGGTGCCATCCGCTGTCCGATCTGCAGACAGACg GTAACACTATTCTTACCACTCTTTGGTGAAGATCAGCAGGGTGCAGCCCAAGTGTTTCAAGATGTTAATGATTACAATCGAAGATTTTCAGGACAGCCCAGATCA ATTATGGAAAGAATTATGGATCTCCCCACTTTATTGCGACATGCTTtcagggagatgttttctgtagGGGGCCTCTTCTGGATGTTTCGCATCAGGATATTCCTCTGCTTGATTGGAGCCTTGCTGTACCTGGCTTCACCTCtggattttcttcctgaagCTCTGTTTGGAATTCTGGGGTTCTTGGAtgatttctttgtcatttttctgctgctgataTATATCTCTATCATGTACAGAGAAGTGGTTACACAACGTCTAAATAGATAG